One window of the Salvia splendens isolate huo1 chromosome 1, SspV2, whole genome shotgun sequence genome contains the following:
- the LOC121745786 gene encoding heterogeneous nuclear ribonucleoprotein 1-like has protein sequence MGSKRSDFGDGASPGKIFIGGLAKDTTLDTFVNYFGKYGEITDSVIMKDRHTGRPRGFGFITYADPSVVDTVIAETHIINDKQVEIKRTIPKGSGDSKDFKTKKIFVGGIPTSVNEDDFKSFFSKYGKVVEHEIIRDHVTKRSRGFGFIVFDHEQVVDNILTDGNMIDMSGTQVEIKKAEPKKPSNPPPAPAYGSDSRGRGYGDSYGGFSSSYSSFGSGGFGPTSYRSMGSGFGSRFGDYGGYGSGSEFGGRYGDYPSSEFGYREAPLSYSGRFGSYGGGFGGGYGSGLGAYGRGGGYGGYGGAGASGGYDSGPGASYGGAGGGIYGGRAGYSGSSRYHPYSR, from the exons ATGGGTTCCAAGCGCTCCGATTTCGGGGATGGTGCGAGCCCTGG AAAGATTTTCATCGGGGGATTGGCTAAAGATACTACTCTAG ATACCTTTGTGAATTATTTCGGGAAATATGGAGAGATAACTGACTCGGTGATTATGAAAGACCGGCACACAGGGCGGCCTAGGGGTTTTGGTTTCATAACCTACGCTGATCCTTCCGTTGTGGACACTGTTATCGCTGAAACCCATATCATCAATGACAAACAA GTTGAGATTAAGAGAACTATTCCAAAAGGATCTGGCGATTCTAAggattttaaaacaaaaaagataTTTGTTGGTGGGATCCCCACTTCTGTCAATGAAG ATGACTTCAAGAGTTTCTTCTCAAAATATGGAAAGGTGGTTGAGCATGAGATTATTCGAGATCATGTGACAAAGAGGTCTCGTGGCTTTGGATTTATTGTGTTTGACCATGAACAAGTGGTTGATAATATTTTAACTGATGGAAATATGATTGATATGTCAGGCACCCAG GTTGAGATCAAGAAAGCTGAACCAAAGAAACCCTCAAACCCTCCTCCTGCTCCTGCATATGGTAGTGATTCTAGGGGACGTGGCTATGGTGATAGTTATGGTGGTTTCAGCAGCTCATATAGCAGTTTTGGCAGTGGTGGTTTTGGCCCTACCTCTTATAGGTCAATGGGATCGGGATTTGGTAGTAGATTTGGTGATTATGGTGGATATGGTAGTGGGAGTGAGTTTGGCGGCCGTTATGGAGATTACCCTAGTAGTGAATTTGGTTATCGAGAAGCGCCACTTAGCTACTCTGGCCGATTTGGTTCTTATGGCGGAGGCTTTGGTGGGGGGTATGGCAGTGGGCTGGGTGCCTATGGCCGTGGAGGGGGTTATGGAGGTTATGGTGGAGCTGGGGCAAGTGGTGGATATGACTCAGGCCCTGGTGCTAGTTATGGTGGAGCAGGAGGGGGAATTTATGGAGGTAGAGCAGGTTATAGTGGCAGTAGTCGATATCATCCTTATTCAAGATAG